Proteins from one Planctomyces sp. SH-PL62 genomic window:
- a CDS encoding ParB/RepB/Spo0J family partition protein — MAFTAETGDHKVTRSDIFLVDPRALVVDWTKNLSRNGEEPPVDEALIELARDMAPKKGRSDSEEGSSGQLNPILVRPLPDRRLEVVGGFRRMRAALWLIESGECPDFRVKYIVSRLSDAEAALVNLSENLQREDPRPVQLAHAIRSLTEDYGLTMKQVAGRLKRSEAWCRNLVNLVVLPTAIQESVAAGRTPVSAALELTKLPGDQRIKVFETLAGGGGKITAAGVKAKRREAHEATGDGGPVPRTLKRFRVFLEGKTGPADPGRRLAAGLLDYLAGTISEEAMEKTWDRAFDPAGSRNVG; from the coding sequence ATGGCGTTCACCGCCGAGACCGGCGACCACAAGGTCACCCGCAGCGACATCTTCCTGGTCGATCCCAGGGCGTTGGTCGTGGACTGGACGAAGAACCTCAGCCGCAACGGCGAGGAGCCGCCCGTCGACGAGGCCCTGATCGAGCTGGCCCGAGACATGGCTCCGAAAAAAGGGCGGAGCGATTCCGAGGAGGGCTCCTCGGGGCAGCTCAATCCGATCCTCGTCCGCCCCCTGCCCGACCGCCGCCTGGAGGTCGTCGGAGGATTCCGACGCATGCGGGCGGCCTTGTGGCTGATCGAAAGCGGGGAGTGCCCCGACTTCCGAGTGAAGTACATCGTCTCCCGGCTGTCGGACGCCGAGGCGGCTTTGGTCAACCTGTCGGAGAACCTCCAACGGGAAGATCCTCGCCCGGTCCAGCTGGCCCATGCGATCCGCAGCCTGACCGAAGACTACGGCTTGACCATGAAGCAGGTCGCCGGGCGGCTCAAGCGGTCCGAGGCGTGGTGCAGAAACCTCGTGAACCTCGTCGTGCTGCCCACGGCGATCCAGGAGAGCGTGGCCGCCGGGCGGACGCCCGTCTCGGCCGCCTTGGAGCTGACGAAGCTGCCCGGCGACCAGCGGATCAAGGTCTTCGAGACGCTCGCCGGGGGCGGCGGGAAGATCACCGCCGCCGGGGTCAAGGCGAAGCGTCGAGAGGCCCACGAGGCGACCGGCGACGGCGGCCCGGTGCCCCGCACCCTGAAGCGCTTCCGGGTGTTCCTGGAGGGCAAGACCGGCCCCGCCGATCCGGGCCGCCGACTCGCCGCCGGCCTGCTCGACTATCTGGCGGGGACGATCTCGGAGGAAGCGATGGAGAAGACCTGGGACCGGGCGTTCGACCCCGCCGGGTCTCGCAACGTGGGCTGA
- a CDS encoding DUF6011 domain-containing protein — protein sequence MLNEEWAVIRRDAVEMFNSPVVEGFRRNCVRYFEGALEGKGPFRRRPNTSLRLICDTPVPTKLVAYPCGTVRHGEFVPQVEKLHCELLQERTKVVDGIQARKFTRRLTFTLKPECDSLGTIYPSAIEDARTALGVMADFISDARAVFARSHDYCCCCGKGLRDESSRARGVGPECVRVLNWLAFEKTEGNALVNAV from the coding sequence ATGCTCAACGAAGAGTGGGCCGTCATCCGACGGGATGCGGTCGAGATGTTCAATTCCCCCGTGGTGGAAGGGTTCAGGCGGAATTGCGTAAGGTACTTCGAGGGTGCCCTGGAGGGGAAGGGACCGTTCCGCCGCAGGCCGAACACATCGCTGAGGCTCATCTGCGATACGCCGGTCCCCACCAAACTGGTCGCCTACCCGTGCGGCACTGTCCGTCACGGCGAGTTCGTCCCACAGGTGGAAAAGCTCCATTGCGAGCTGTTGCAGGAGCGAACCAAGGTCGTTGACGGCATACAGGCGAGGAAGTTCACCAGGCGGTTGACCTTCACCCTCAAACCGGAGTGCGACTCGCTCGGCACCATCTACCCCAGCGCCATCGAGGACGCCCGAACCGCTCTCGGGGTGATGGCCGACTTCATCTCGGACGCCCGAGCCGTCTTCGCCCGGTCGCACGACTACTGCTGTTGCTGCGGTAAGGGTCTGAGGGACGAGTCGTCCAGGGCACGTGGGGTCGGCCCGGAGTGCGTGCGAGTCCTCAACTGGCTGGCTTTCGAGAAGACCGAGGGGAACGCCTTGGTGAACGCCGTCTGA
- a CDS encoding IS5 family transposase (programmed frameshift): MTRRYELKDEEFALIADLLPPVGRPGGRWNDHRTTLDGVLWILHTGAQWRELPERYGKWKSVYDRFNRWARDGTIDRILERLHLELDASGRIDFDLWCIDGTSIRAGRAAAGAGGKRGTAEPADHALGRSRGGFGTKLHLVVDSGGVPLSAVVTAGRAHESRSLEPALEAVRIKRPGRGRPRRRPRRLAGDKGYSYRRIRRYLRRRGIKAVIPTRKDQRRSPTFDAEAYRRRNIVERCILWMKENRRLATRFEKLAVNFLAMVKLAMIRRCFRLIEPSDRT; this comes from the exons ATGACGCGACGCTACGAGCTGAAGGACGAGGAGTTCGCCCTGATCGCCGACCTGCTCCCTCCGGTCGGGAGGCCGGGCGGGCGGTGGAACGACCACCGCACGACGCTCGACGGCGTCCTCTGGATCCTCCATACGGGCGCCCAGTGGCGGGAGCTGCCGGAGCGATACGGAAAGTGGAAGAGCGTCTACGACCGATTCAACCGCTGGGCCCGCGACGGCACGATCGACCGCATCCTGGAGCGGCTGCATCTCGAGCTGGACGCCTCGGGGCGGATCGACTTCGACCTCTGGTGCATCGACGGGACGTCCATCCGGGCCGGCCGCGCGGCCGCCGGGGCC GGGGGGAAAAGGGGGACGGCCGAGCCGGCCGACCACGCCCTCGGCCGCTCGCGCGGCGGCTTCGGGACGAAGCTGCACCTGGTCGTCGACTCCGGCGGCGTCCCGCTGTCGGCCGTCGTCACCGCGGGCCGGGCCCACGAGTCGAGGTCCCTGGAGCCGGCGCTCGAGGCGGTGCGGATCAAGCGGCCCGGCCGGGGCCGGCCGCGACGCCGGCCCCGCCGCCTGGCCGGCGACAAGGGGTATAGCTACAGACGCATCCGCCGCTACCTGCGACGGCGAGGGATCAAGGCGGTGATCCCGACCCGCAAGGACCAGCGGCGAAGCCCGACGTTCGACGCCGAGGCCTACCGCCGCCGCAACATCGTCGAGAGGTGCATCCTCTGGATGAAGGAGAACCGGCGGCTGGCGACGCGGTTCGAGAAGCTGGCGGTCAACTTCCTGGCCATGGTCAAGCTGGCCATGATCCGCCGTTGCTTTCGGCTCATCGAGCCGTCAGACAGAACCTAG
- a CDS encoding DUF4419 domain-containing protein: MRATRPLAEVPYKKAVEALLTKGRPDWEDDWEDDEDEFPDDRPDPGPPRPVEACSRYGGRLLDKVAFHPLVAAAHHAFMGHRPLRLSPDMIWLAICQGAADHINAHAEELRPRLVRRPGRATISMRRDDFLKGSPENPWPEVFAEFSDQIRSQIGPSIERFVPDFSTTGPAEKAASEIVLLEALQSYFAYELHSFCGIPAVTLEGTPEDWEAVAERAGAFADLGLGWWLDPLGPVLDQFARAARGEVDRPFWRSLYKLHDESGGPKITGWLLALFPYLKDRETGRATVRNPWLAEEAQRIEFDVLGEEDEVAAEPQYLPDGPTMEEFPGGLSSAPLRWECRDRAFAMEFLGGFVGVAQDDETLSLRPEIGWAVREASETDRPG, encoded by the coding sequence GTGCGAGCGACCCGGCCCCTCGCCGAGGTCCCCTACAAGAAGGCCGTCGAGGCGTTGCTCACGAAGGGCCGACCCGATTGGGAAGACGACTGGGAGGACGACGAGGACGAATTCCCCGACGATCGTCCCGACCCGGGTCCGCCCCGCCCGGTGGAAGCCTGCTCCAGGTACGGCGGACGCCTGCTGGACAAGGTGGCGTTCCACCCGCTCGTCGCCGCCGCCCACCACGCCTTCATGGGCCACCGCCCGCTGCGACTGTCCCCGGACATGATCTGGCTGGCGATCTGCCAGGGTGCGGCGGACCACATCAACGCCCACGCAGAGGAGCTGCGGCCCCGACTGGTCCGGCGTCCGGGCCGGGCGACGATCTCCATGCGGAGGGACGACTTCCTCAAGGGCTCGCCCGAGAACCCATGGCCCGAGGTCTTCGCCGAGTTCTCGGATCAGATCCGCTCGCAGATCGGGCCGTCGATCGAGCGGTTCGTGCCCGACTTCTCGACCACCGGCCCGGCGGAGAAGGCGGCCTCGGAAATCGTGCTGCTGGAGGCGTTGCAGTCCTACTTCGCCTACGAACTGCACAGCTTCTGCGGCATCCCGGCGGTCACGCTGGAGGGCACGCCCGAGGACTGGGAGGCCGTCGCCGAGCGGGCCGGGGCGTTCGCCGACCTCGGCCTGGGGTGGTGGCTCGACCCGCTGGGGCCGGTGCTCGACCAGTTCGCCCGTGCGGCCCGAGGCGAGGTGGACCGGCCGTTCTGGCGGTCGCTCTACAAGCTGCACGACGAAAGCGGCGGCCCGAAGATCACCGGCTGGCTCCTGGCCCTTTTCCCCTATCTGAAGGACCGGGAGACGGGACGGGCCACGGTTCGGAACCCATGGCTGGCCGAGGAGGCGCAACGCATCGAGTTCGACGTGCTCGGAGAGGAGGACGAGGTGGCAGCCGAGCCGCAATACCTGCCGGACGGACCGACGATGGAGGAATTCCCCGGCGGGCTGTCGTCGGCCCCCCTACGCTGGGAGTGCCGGGATCGGGCGTTCGCCATGGAGTTCCTGGGTGGCTTCGTCGGCGTGGCCCAGGACGACGAGACCCTCTCCCTCCGCCCGGAGATCGGCTGGGCGGTCCGGGAGGCGTCCGAGACGGACCGCCCCGGATGA
- a CDS encoding histone deacetylase — protein sequence MVPIVYSPLYNFTAFGLERLHPFDGRKYRRIHEALVARGLRRPGDCVRPRPITRADLLKVHAEDYLRSLRRPDVLSGILEVPVVRRLPAWAIDWRILRPMRYATGGALLACRLALEHGIAVNLGGGFHHAASDRGGGFCVYADVPLAVKILHDEGKVGRVLVVDLDAHQGDGTAAVFQGWDWASIYDLYERDIFPFPRQSEDYPVPVDAGLAGSEYLWIIRESLPAVLDEVRPDLVVYNAGSDP from the coding sequence ATGGTCCCGATCGTCTACTCCCCCCTCTACAACTTCACGGCGTTCGGCCTGGAGCGGCTCCACCCCTTCGACGGCCGCAAGTACCGCCGCATCCACGAGGCCCTCGTCGCCCGTGGCCTGCGGCGTCCCGGGGACTGCGTGCGGCCCCGCCCGATCACTCGGGCCGACCTCCTGAAGGTCCATGCCGAGGACTACCTGCGGTCGCTCCGGCGGCCCGACGTGCTGAGCGGCATCCTGGAGGTGCCGGTCGTCCGTCGGCTCCCCGCCTGGGCGATCGACTGGCGGATCTTGCGGCCGATGCGATACGCCACGGGCGGGGCGCTCCTGGCGTGCCGTCTGGCCCTGGAGCACGGGATCGCCGTCAACCTCGGCGGCGGCTTCCACCATGCCGCCTCGGACCGGGGCGGCGGGTTCTGCGTCTACGCCGACGTGCCCCTGGCCGTGAAAATCCTCCACGACGAGGGGAAGGTCGGTCGGGTGCTGGTCGTGGACCTGGACGCCCACCAGGGCGACGGCACCGCCGCCGTGTTCCAGGGCTGGGACTGGGCCTCGATCTACGACCTGTACGAGCGGGACATCTTCCCGTTCCCGAGGCAGTCGGAGGACTACCCCGTGCCGGTCGACGCCGGCCTGGCGGGCTCCGAATACTTATGGATCATCCGGGAGTCCCTGCCCGCCGTCCTCGACGAGGTCCGGCCGGATCTGGTCGTCTACAACGCCGGATCGGACCCGTAA
- a CDS encoding class I SAM-dependent methyltransferase has translation MGTKAHWDRVYEAKGPTGVSWYEPQLRTSLDLIARTEVAPDARIIDVGGGASTLVDDLVHGGYRDLTVLDVSGEALAFAKARLGARAGGVTWVEGDVTQAGLPWWAYDLWHDRAVFHFLTAAADRRAYVEVVRRALKPGGHVIIATFGPAGPSRCSGLPVVRYGPEGLAREFGEGFRLMEARPEEHRTPEGNVQQFTYARFQEVSGSFSVGSSGAIRTAPGV, from the coding sequence ATGGGCACGAAAGCGCACTGGGATCGGGTCTATGAGGCGAAAGGCCCGACCGGGGTCAGTTGGTACGAGCCTCAACTCCGCACCTCGCTCGACCTGATCGCCCGCACCGAGGTCGCCCCTGACGCCCGGATCATCGACGTGGGCGGCGGTGCCTCGACGCTCGTGGACGACCTCGTGCACGGCGGGTACAGGGATCTCACGGTCCTGGATGTTTCGGGGGAGGCCCTGGCCTTTGCGAAGGCCCGCCTCGGCGCACGGGCGGGGGGCGTGACCTGGGTCGAGGGCGATGTGACGCAGGCCGGGCTGCCGTGGTGGGCCTACGACCTGTGGCACGACCGGGCGGTCTTCCACTTCCTGACCGCCGCCGCCGACCGGCGGGCTTACGTCGAGGTCGTGCGGCGGGCACTGAAGCCGGGGGGCCACGTAATCATCGCCACCTTCGGACCGGCGGGGCCGAGCCGGTGCAGCGGCCTGCCGGTCGTCCGGTACGGGCCGGAGGGCCTGGCTCGTGAGTTCGGCGAGGGGTTCCGGCTGATGGAGGCCCGCCCCGAGGAGCACCGCACCCCGGAGGGGAACGTCCAGCAGTTCACTTACGCCCGCTTTCAGGAAGTCTCAGGTTCATTCTCCGTCGGATCATCCGGGGCGATTCGGACCGCCCCAGGGGTCTGA